The nucleotide sequence ATCAGGGCGGTTGAGTTTTGTATATTCATGACGTAATGTTGATGAAGATTATCCTGTTTATCGGCCAATCCGTCGCCTATTTGACGGGCACAAACAGAACGGCATCTGCCACAACGACACCCGCTGCGCCCTCGTTGCTGAACTCAAGGTAAGGGGTCTTACCGGTGGTCAGCTGATGTTCACCGAGGTTAATCCAGTCGTTGGCCTGCGGTTGCTGATTCAGGGCCAGCGTTTTGACCGCACTGCCCGTATTGAGCCGGACAACGACCTGGCTGGCCTTGTCAGTTTGACGACCGTATTCGCCCGGATTGCCTCCCCCGCCCAAGCGGATGGGGTTATACACATACACAGCGTAGCGGCCCGGCCGGTTCTGAGGCAGGATAAACCGTACAGATTTCGGGCCGCTTATACCATCATCGACCAGCATCGATAAACCATACTTGCCTCCCTTGGTTTCGCGCAACCAGTTACCTACGATCCGTACCCGGGTTGTATCGTCGTTATCAATCAGGATTTCGGGCAACGAACCGTTCATGAGCGGGTTCTGCGCCAGTCGGGTCTGCAGTCTGGTAATGTTAATATCCTGCACGGCTTTGCCTTCGTCGATGGCCTGACAGGCGGCTACGGCCGCCGACTGCGCCAGCACCATAAATACCGGCTCCATCCGGATAGACCCATAAGCAATGTGGCTGGCCGACAGACAAACCGGCACGATCAGGTTCTGGATGCTTTCCCGTCTGGGCACCAGCGCCCGGTAGCTGACGGGATAAGGGGGAAACCCACCTACCTGCACGTCGCCCTCGTTCCGTACCATCGGTACGCCTTTGTTATCGTTGACAACCAGCCGTTGGCAATTGTGCGAATCCATGGTGTAGGCGGCCATTCCGACGCCGTCCCGCACGACGACCTTACTTTCGCAATTGGCCTGGGTCATGACGTATTCGCCCACCATGCGCCGGGCTTCCCGAATATAAAGTTGATGCGAGAAGTGATCGTTGTCCCGGTATTCATCTTTAGGATACCCCCATTGCAGCATCTCGTCGCGCAGGTGTTTCGGTATTCTGGGGTCGTGACCGATGAAGTAGAATAGTCCTTTGGTGTAAAGTTCATGTTCGCGGATGATCTCGGCACGCCGGGCATAATCGGCGTTGGGGTAATCGTAGTTGGCCCCGATCATGTCGGTTGAGAAGCCCCCGCAGTTGTTGATGTCGGTCTTACGGTTCGGCATCGAAACGAAGTGCATCAGATTCCAGGTCAGTTCCTTGGGCTCTTTCTTAGCAATCTGCCGCAGCAGCAGTTCATATTTTGTTGAGTCGTAGCCTTCGGGGCGGGTAATTGGAAGACGGTTGGCCGGGTCATCGGTGAGGCACATTCGATAATTATACGCCTGAATTGCGGGACTGCTCGTGCCATTGGCGGTGAGTCGGGCATCGCTGATCCCCCAGAGTAAACCGCTTTCTGGCTTGCCGGGCACCCGGTAGGGGTCTACGCCGTCGGGAAACTGATGTTTGTCCAGGAGTTGAACGCCATTCCAGGTTTCGCCATACTGGTTATTCGATTCACGCCCAACCGTAAAGGCCACCCCCGCTTTGGCCATGAGGTCGCCCTCGTACGTGCAGTCGATGAACTGTTTGGCCTGAATGATTTGAGTGGTAGCCCGACCGGCTGTTTGCGGAGTCGGGGACGAAGGCTCTATGGTAATGGCCGTAATCCGATTCTTCTGGGTTTCGACAGCGGCCAGCCGGTAATTCATCCGCACCGGTACACGGGCTTCGTTCAGGTATTGTTTGAATAAACTCTCGGCAACGTGAGGCTCGAATGTCCACTGTTCAAATTTACCGTAATGCTTGCCTATACGCCGGTAAAAATCCCGCGCCAAACCTGTAATGGCGAATTTATTACCAATATCCGTTGCGCCTAATCCTCCTGACGTTAG is from Spirosoma taeanense and encodes:
- a CDS encoding FAD-dependent oxidoreductase; the encoded protein is MNPTVSACHTGKLLLFLFLPFLIRAQSPTVVDVCVYGGTSAGVMAAYAAKKAGKSVVLIEPSRHLGGLTSGGLGATDIGNKFAITGLARDFYRRIGKHYGKFEQWTFEPHVAESLFKQYLNEARVPVRMNYRLAAVETQKNRITAITIEPSSPTPQTAGRATTQIIQAKQFIDCTYEGDLMAKAGVAFTVGRESNNQYGETWNGVQLLDKHQFPDGVDPYRVPGKPESGLLWGISDARLTANGTSSPAIQAYNYRMCLTDDPANRLPITRPEGYDSTKYELLLRQIAKKEPKELTWNLMHFVSMPNRKTDINNCGGFSTDMIGANYDYPNADYARRAEIIREHELYTKGLFYFIGHDPRIPKHLRDEMLQWGYPKDEYRDNDHFSHQLYIREARRMVGEYVMTQANCESKVVVRDGVGMAAYTMDSHNCQRLVVNDNKGVPMVRNEGDVQVGGFPPYPVSYRALVPRRESIQNLIVPVCLSASHIAYGSIRMEPVFMVLAQSAAVAACQAIDEGKAVQDINITRLQTRLAQNPLMNGSLPEILIDNDDTTRVRIVGNWLRETKGGKYGLSMLVDDGISGPKSVRFILPQNRPGRYAVYVYNPIRLGGGGNPGEYGRQTDKASQVVVRLNTGSAVKTLALNQQPQANDWINLGEHQLTTGKTPYLEFSNEGAAGVVVADAVLFVPVK